The proteins below come from a single Chitinophaga pinensis DSM 2588 genomic window:
- a CDS encoding DoxX family protein — translation MNLLQRIDRWGETHHPRWLDAIRVLLGVFLFYKGVVFIQNIDVLKSVINENPVLTVMSFWLAHYIVFAHLAGGVLIIFGLLTRVAILANIPILIGAIFFVHTSTGLFNVHGEAGLSILVLLLLVFFLVEGSGPISFDEYMRRHPA, via the coding sequence ATGAATCTACTACAACGAATAGACCGTTGGGGTGAGACGCATCATCCGCGTTGGCTGGATGCTATACGTGTACTCCTGGGAGTCTTTTTATTCTACAAAGGGGTGGTTTTCATACAAAATATCGATGTTCTTAAATCTGTGATCAACGAAAATCCGGTCCTCACAGTAATGTCGTTCTGGCTTGCTCACTACATTGTCTTTGCTCATCTGGCTGGTGGAGTACTTATTATTTTCGGCTTACTTACACGCGTGGCTATTCTTGCCAACATTCCCATCTTAATCGGCGCCATCTTTTTTGTACATACCTCTACAGGGTTATTTAATGTACATGGTGAAGCCGGCCTTTCTATCCTTGTTCTGCTGTTACTTGTCTTCTTCCTTGTGGAGGGCAGCGGCCCCATTTCGTTTGACGAATATATGCGCCGTCACCCGGCATGA
- a CDS encoding S8 family serine peptidase translates to MKSNKAMAVMAGVVLMAALTANPTYAQTTAIPRNWHLLNYAQDSVYGTGVEKAYNELLKGRKSTPVLVAVIDSGIDTLHEDLKPILWVNPKEIPGNGIDDDKNGYVDDVHGWNFLGGKDGRSVKEDSDEATREYYRYKNLYGNPDSALDKQSKEYLYWQKLQGKVVKPSANEAKVTYKTMLKLQESLRKCETLLTGYLKQNDFTAAKLDSIQTADADVMVAKKFMQRIFQNTGEENISYSDLKSEFDEYLADLKRKAEAAESDGPSDKRADIIGDNINDINDKYYGNADVMGQFGFHGTHVSGIIAAVRGNGVGMDGINDNVRIMMVKAVPDGDERDKDVALAIRYAVDNGARVVNMSFGKGFSPHKDWVDAAVKYAEEKGVLLIHAAGNDGSDNDVVDNFPNPDFADHSPRANNYITVGASSNGRGSKVASFSNYGKKNVDVFAPGVQIYSTVPGGNKYGSASGTSMAAPVVAGVAALVLAYHPNLTAQQLKYILVKSSTPLPDGTTEVNKPGAGDTKVPFADLSISGGLVNAYEALKLADTIDTEKGTNPKKKKKAKMESIKKG, encoded by the coding sequence ATGAAATCTAATAAAGCTATGGCAGTCATGGCTGGTGTTGTGTTGATGGCTGCTCTAACCGCTAACCCGACTTATGCCCAAACCACAGCGATTCCGAGAAACTGGCACTTGCTGAATTATGCACAGGATAGTGTATACGGTACCGGCGTTGAGAAGGCCTACAACGAGTTACTAAAAGGAAGAAAAAGCACCCCTGTACTGGTAGCGGTGATCGATTCAGGTATTGACACCCTGCATGAAGATCTTAAACCCATCCTTTGGGTAAATCCGAAAGAGATCCCTGGCAATGGTATTGACGACGACAAAAACGGCTATGTGGACGACGTTCATGGCTGGAATTTCCTCGGCGGCAAAGATGGTCGTAGCGTAAAGGAAGACTCTGACGAGGCAACCCGCGAATACTACCGCTATAAGAACCTGTACGGTAACCCGGATTCCGCACTGGACAAACAGTCCAAGGAATACCTTTACTGGCAGAAATTGCAGGGTAAAGTAGTGAAACCTTCCGCTAACGAAGCGAAAGTCACTTACAAAACCATGCTGAAATTGCAGGAAAGTCTGCGCAAATGCGAAACGCTGCTCACAGGATACCTGAAACAAAATGACTTCACTGCCGCAAAACTGGACAGCATCCAGACGGCTGATGCAGACGTAATGGTCGCCAAGAAGTTCATGCAGCGTATCTTCCAGAACACCGGCGAAGAAAATATCAGCTACTCTGACCTGAAATCTGAGTTTGATGAATACCTCGCCGACCTGAAACGTAAAGCGGAAGCTGCTGAAAGTGACGGTCCTTCTGATAAACGCGCAGACATCATCGGTGATAACATCAACGATATCAATGATAAATACTACGGTAACGCTGATGTAATGGGACAATTCGGTTTCCATGGCACTCACGTTTCCGGTATCATCGCCGCTGTAAGAGGCAATGGCGTTGGTATGGACGGTATCAATGACAACGTACGCATCATGATGGTGAAAGCCGTTCCTGATGGTGACGAACGTGATAAAGACGTCGCCCTCGCTATCCGTTATGCGGTAGACAACGGCGCACGTGTGGTGAATATGAGTTTTGGTAAAGGCTTCTCCCCTCACAAAGACTGGGTAGACGCAGCGGTTAAATATGCAGAAGAAAAAGGCGTATTGCTGATTCATGCCGCGGGTAACGATGGTAGTGACAACGACGTGGTAGACAACTTCCCGAATCCTGATTTCGCAGATCATTCTCCAAGAGCAAACAACTACATCACCGTTGGCGCCAGCAGCAATGGCAGAGGCTCCAAAGTAGCCAGCTTCTCCAACTACGGTAAAAAGAACGTAGACGTCTTCGCACCCGGTGTACAGATCTACTCTACTGTTCCCGGCGGTAATAAATACGGTAGCGCCAGCGGAACAAGTATGGCCGCTCCTGTTGTTGCCGGTGTAGCAGCACTGGTACTGGCTTACCATCCCAACCTGACCGCACAGCAGCTGAAATATATCCTCGTGAAATCATCCACCCCATTACCGGATGGTACGACCGAAGTAAATAAACCAGGTGCAGGCGATACCAAAGTGCCTTTCGCAGATCTGTCTATCTCCGGTGGCTTAGTAAATGCTTACGAAGCACTGAAACTGGCGGATACGATCGATACCGAAAAAGGTACAAATCCAAAGAAAAAGAAAAAAGCAAAGATGGAGTCTATTAAGAAAGGCTAA
- a CDS encoding Smr/MutS family protein — translation MKFEIGDKILLLHSKEEGTVVDIINNDMVMVEVGKVTFPVYLDQIDFPYFHRFTNPKPAPPPPQQRIQGYDIKPEKKKYEDNIRMSRGMFLSILPVFRLDAYEEHVQSLKFHLLNETSEAYRFNFQVWLRNSMEMEIRNEIQPFSNFYLSDLMFESLNDSPRLEFVFFPKEKNDKLAPSFPKTWKPKAKQLFLQLSELQARRDATLTQVLFEKYPEKSKNDKPYFDPSSVGAFAAGNAGSGPAVQVQPEAPQQPKYELDLHIEQLVKEWKGLKNIEILAIQLNEFVHYMELAIAHHQHSMIVIHGVGKGKLKDEIHAILRDTPGVERFVNEYHPRYGYGATEIFFRH, via the coding sequence ATGAAGTTTGAGATTGGCGATAAGATATTACTCCTGCATTCCAAAGAGGAGGGGACAGTCGTAGACATTATTAATAATGATATGGTGATGGTAGAAGTGGGAAAGGTAACTTTTCCTGTATACCTGGACCAGATCGATTTCCCGTATTTTCATCGCTTTACGAATCCGAAGCCGGCTCCGCCTCCACCACAACAGCGGATCCAGGGCTATGATATTAAGCCGGAAAAGAAGAAATACGAAGATAATATCCGTATGAGCAGAGGTATGTTCCTGTCCATCCTGCCGGTATTCCGGCTGGATGCCTATGAAGAGCATGTACAATCCCTGAAGTTTCACCTGCTCAACGAAACGAGCGAGGCATACCGTTTTAATTTTCAGGTATGGCTGCGCAATAGCATGGAAATGGAGATCCGCAATGAGATCCAGCCCTTCAGTAATTTTTATCTCTCCGATCTGATGTTTGAGTCGCTGAATGATAGTCCGCGGCTCGAATTTGTCTTTTTCCCGAAAGAGAAGAACGATAAACTGGCGCCTTCTTTCCCGAAAACATGGAAGCCCAAGGCGAAACAGCTGTTCTTACAGTTATCCGAGTTACAGGCAAGAAGAGATGCTACGCTTACCCAGGTGCTTTTCGAAAAGTATCCGGAAAAGAGTAAGAATGACAAGCCTTACTTCGATCCTTCCAGCGTTGGCGCCTTTGCTGCAGGCAATGCAGGCAGCGGACCTGCCGTACAGGTACAGCCTGAGGCGCCTCAGCAGCCTAAATACGAACTGGACCTGCATATCGAGCAACTGGTGAAAGAGTGGAAAGGACTGAAGAATATTGAGATTCTGGCGATACAGCTGAACGAATTTGTTCATTACATGGAACTGGCGATCGCACATCACCAGCACAGTATGATCGTTATTCACGGGGTCGGAAAAGGCAAACTGAAGGATGAAATACATGCCATTCTCAGGGATACTCCTGGGGTAGAAAGGTTTGTTAACGAATATCATCCCCGCTATGGCTATGGTGCTACTGAGATATTTTTCCGGCACTAG
- a CDS encoding DUF4870 domain-containing protein, translated as MKQQEERNWALAMHLAGIAGMLFIPPAGNIIAALVLWLIKRNESEFLNETGKEALNFQITLSIINVGLNLIGMLNHWEWSWGRPGFNYYYWDLRHFSLFHGTRGIVMVVNIVFSAIAASKASNGIFYKYPLSWRLVK; from the coding sequence ATGAAACAACAAGAAGAAAGAAACTGGGCGCTCGCCATGCACCTGGCTGGTATCGCCGGTATGCTGTTCATTCCACCTGCAGGTAATATCATTGCAGCACTGGTATTGTGGCTGATTAAACGTAATGAATCCGAGTTTCTGAATGAAACCGGTAAAGAAGCGCTGAACTTTCAGATTACTCTGAGTATTATCAATGTAGGGCTTAATTTAATAGGGATGCTTAACCACTGGGAGTGGAGCTGGGGCAGACCAGGATTTAACTATTATTACTGGGATTTAAGGCACTTCTCACTGTTTCATGGTACGAGAGGGATTGTGATGGTGGTGAATATTGTGTTTTCGGCTATTGCGGCGTCGAAGGCGAGTAACGGAATATTTTATAAGTATCCGCTGAGTTGGAGATTGGTGAAATAA
- a CDS encoding polyprenyl synthetase family protein yields the protein MHSFKDLTIQFGEHFSKEHFPKEPKKLYDAASHILNIGGKRIRPILSIMGNELFDDIHPDAFHVGTAVELFHNFTLVHDDIMDKAPLRRNQPTVHTLYGDTAAILAGDVMLIKVYEYLNKVQPHYKQKLITAFNKAAIEVCEGQQIDMDFEDMEPEQVKYDDYVKMIALKTSVLLAASLQMGAIIGGGSDYNQQHIYEFGKNIGIAFQIQDDYLDAFGDPEKFGKQQGGDILVNKKTFLLLKALELCNPAQHQKLKELLATSPDDKVNQVLELFHDCKVDAWAEKEKDRFQQLAFEHLESIAVLSSRKAPLVELANFLLNREH from the coding sequence ATGCATTCATTCAAAGATTTAACCATTCAGTTTGGAGAACATTTCAGCAAGGAACATTTCCCGAAAGAGCCAAAGAAACTCTATGACGCCGCCAGTCATATATTAAATATAGGAGGCAAGCGTATAAGACCGATATTGTCTATTATGGGTAATGAACTGTTTGACGACATCCACCCGGATGCTTTTCATGTCGGTACCGCCGTTGAACTGTTCCATAACTTTACCCTGGTGCATGACGATATCATGGATAAAGCGCCGCTGCGTCGTAATCAGCCAACCGTGCATACGCTGTATGGCGATACGGCTGCTATCCTGGCCGGTGATGTGATGCTGATTAAAGTATATGAGTACCTGAACAAGGTGCAGCCACATTATAAGCAGAAGCTGATCACGGCGTTTAACAAAGCCGCTATTGAAGTGTGTGAAGGACAGCAGATCGATATGGACTTCGAAGACATGGAGCCTGAACAGGTGAAATACGATGACTATGTAAAGATGATCGCACTGAAAACGTCCGTATTGTTGGCTGCGAGTCTGCAGATGGGCGCCATCATCGGTGGCGGTAGCGACTACAATCAACAGCATATTTACGAGTTTGGGAAGAATATCGGTATTGCCTTTCAGATCCAGGATGACTACCTGGATGCCTTTGGCGATCCGGAGAAATTCGGTAAGCAGCAAGGGGGAGATATCCTGGTGAATAAAAAGACATTCCTGTTGCTGAAAGCGCTGGAACTCTGTAATCCGGCGCAGCATCAGAAACTGAAAGAGTTACTGGCGACCAGTCCGGATGACAAGGTGAATCAGGTACTGGAGTTGTTTCATGACTGTAAAGTAGATGCCTGGGCGGAAAAGGAAAAAGACCGTTTTCAGCAGCTGGCGTTTGAACACCTGGAGAGCATTGCGGTGCTTTCTTCGAGGAAGGCGCCGTTGGTTGAGCTGGCGAATTTCTTATTGAACAGGGAACACTAG
- the rnr gene encoding ribonuclease R, protein MTKKKKPQKHSSQKKTFRGTVQITRSGMSFVIIEGQEKDVMVRQKNLNTALDGDEVLVDVIKQGKNEGRMEGVITEIIKRKKIEFTGSLQVNKGFAFLIPEKGLFMPDIYIPANSLKDAKNGDKAVVRVVAWGEKTRKPVGEVVEVLDASNTNDLAMKEILIESGFPLSFPDEVLKELNEIQENIDAEEVKKRKDFRKTLTFTIDPVDAKDFDDAISIRKLRGNWYEVGVHIADVSHYVQPDTALDKEADKRATSVYLPDRVLPMLPEKISNELCSLRPHEDKLTFSAVFKMNDKGEIKENWIGRTVIHSDHRFTYEQVQEVIETGEGPYKDEVLLLNKISQTLRKVRFENGAINFSSQEVRFQLDENAKPIGIVIKESKEAHQLIEELMLLANRTVAEYVYNIRIGTNQHVPFPYRVHDTPDEEKLKMFSAFARKFGHKLEVDNLEKLARSFNEMLQLAHGKPEQHVLETLGIRTMAKAAYTTDDIGHYGLGFEHYCHFTSPIRRYPDVLVHRVLQQCLSHDIHPDKQMEKKCKHSSEMERKAMEAERAANKYKQVEYMQQYIGEEFDGVVSGVAHFGFWVETVDTKCEGLVSIHSMSTKDEFVYDEQEYSLVGSFTGRKIRIGDKVRIQVVAANLVKRQLDYDLVEPEGSAPDIFAGGRGRSARKPATDKKTSRAPKDKKKETSSKKKPASGKKPGSSSRKKS, encoded by the coding sequence ATGACAAAAAAGAAAAAACCTCAAAAACACAGTAGCCAGAAGAAAACCTTCAGGGGTACTGTTCAGATAACCCGCTCCGGGATGTCCTTTGTAATTATCGAAGGACAGGAGAAGGATGTAATGGTCCGCCAGAAAAATCTCAACACCGCGCTTGACGGGGATGAAGTGCTTGTCGATGTCATCAAACAGGGCAAGAACGAAGGCCGTATGGAAGGTGTGATAACGGAGATCATTAAACGCAAAAAGATCGAATTCACCGGTAGTCTGCAGGTCAACAAAGGCTTTGCCTTCCTGATACCTGAGAAAGGGCTGTTCATGCCTGATATATATATTCCTGCCAATTCCCTGAAGGATGCGAAAAACGGCGATAAGGCTGTGGTGCGTGTAGTAGCCTGGGGCGAAAAGACCCGCAAGCCGGTAGGGGAAGTCGTGGAAGTGCTGGATGCCAGCAATACCAACGACCTGGCTATGAAAGAGATCCTGATTGAAAGCGGATTCCCGCTCAGTTTCCCGGACGAAGTGTTGAAAGAACTGAATGAGATCCAGGAGAACATTGATGCGGAAGAAGTAAAGAAACGTAAGGATTTTCGTAAGACCCTCACCTTCACCATTGACCCGGTGGATGCGAAGGATTTCGATGATGCCATTTCCATCCGCAAACTGCGTGGTAACTGGTACGAAGTAGGAGTGCATATCGCTGACGTCAGCCATTATGTGCAGCCGGATACCGCTCTCGATAAAGAGGCCGATAAACGTGCTACCTCTGTTTACCTGCCGGACCGCGTATTGCCGATGCTGCCGGAAAAGATCTCCAATGAGCTCTGTTCCCTGCGTCCGCATGAAGATAAACTGACTTTCTCTGCTGTGTTCAAGATGAATGACAAAGGAGAGATCAAGGAAAACTGGATCGGCCGTACCGTGATTCATTCCGATCACCGTTTCACTTACGAACAGGTGCAGGAGGTGATTGAAACAGGAGAGGGTCCTTATAAAGACGAGGTACTGTTGCTGAATAAGATCTCCCAGACACTGCGTAAGGTGCGTTTTGAGAATGGTGCGATCAACTTCTCCTCCCAGGAGGTTCGTTTCCAGCTGGATGAAAACGCGAAGCCGATAGGCATCGTGATCAAGGAAAGCAAGGAAGCGCATCAGCTGATCGAGGAACTGATGTTGCTGGCTAACAGAACCGTTGCGGAATATGTATATAATATCCGTATCGGTACTAATCAGCATGTGCCATTCCCATACCGTGTACACGATACACCGGACGAGGAAAAACTGAAAATGTTCTCCGCTTTTGCCCGTAAGTTCGGTCATAAGCTGGAAGTCGATAACCTGGAGAAACTGGCGCGCTCCTTCAACGAAATGTTGCAGCTGGCGCACGGTAAACCGGAACAGCATGTGCTGGAAACCCTGGGTATCCGTACAATGGCGAAAGCGGCTTATACGACAGATGATATCGGTCACTACGGACTGGGCTTCGAACACTATTGTCACTTTACTTCACCGATCCGTCGTTATCCGGACGTACTGGTACATCGTGTATTACAGCAATGCCTGTCCCACGATATCCATCCGGACAAACAGATGGAAAAGAAATGTAAGCACTCTTCCGAAATGGAACGTAAAGCCATGGAAGCGGAAAGAGCGGCTAACAAATACAAGCAGGTGGAATACATGCAGCAGTACATCGGAGAGGAATTCGACGGTGTGGTAAGCGGTGTAGCGCACTTCGGTTTCTGGGTGGAAACGGTAGATACCAAATGCGAAGGATTGGTAAGTATCCATAGCATGAGCACCAAAGACGAGTTTGTCTACGATGAGCAGGAATATTCCCTGGTGGGTTCGTTCACCGGCAGAAAGATCCGTATAGGTGATAAAGTGAGAATACAGGTAGTAGCTGCCAACCTGGTAAAACGCCAGCTGGACTATGACCTGGTAGAGCCGGAAGGCAGTGCTCCCGATATATTCGCCGGCGGAAGAGGAAGATCAGCACGTAAACCTGCTACCGACAAGAAAACCTCCAGAGCGCCGAAAGACAAAAAGAAAGAAACCAGTTCGAAGAAGAAACCTGCTTCCGGAAAGAAGCCAGGTTCCTCTTCCCGTAAAAAGTCATAA
- a CDS encoding four helix bundle protein: MKRENVLQEKSYAFSLRILKLSKHLRNNGEYPLANQIMRSGTSIGANIEEALGGSSYRDFCSKLQIAYKEARETKYWLRLLKDGEILDKKLSYSLLADCEEILRLIVSILNTVKQNLQKKSAANG, from the coding sequence ATGAAAAGAGAAAATGTTCTCCAGGAGAAAAGCTATGCTTTTAGTTTAAGAATACTAAAGTTATCGAAACACCTAAGAAATAACGGTGAATATCCGCTTGCCAATCAGATTATGCGTAGCGGTACTTCAATCGGAGCTAACATCGAAGAGGCACTTGGTGGCTCTTCTTACAGAGATTTTTGTTCCAAACTCCAAATTGCCTACAAAGAAGCCCGGGAAACAAAATATTGGTTGAGGCTATTAAAAGACGGAGAAATCCTCGACAAAAAGCTATCATATTCACTCCTAGCAGATTGCGAGGAAATCTTACGTCTTATTGTTTCAATACTCAATACTGTTAAACAGAATCTTCAAAAGAAGTCAGCCGCTAATGGCTAA
- a CDS encoding amino acid permease, with protein MSKSLFRKKSIISILKDAQDGLTDAHGGGELNKVLKVKDLTALGIAAVIGAGIFSTIGEASFHGGPGVSLLFIITAVTCGFSALCYAEFASRVPVSGSAYTYSYVTFGEIAAWIIGWALILEYAIGNIAVAISWSGYFNNLLAGIGKGLGINLSFPEWLTSNYDSASPELYAAAPHIFGLPVILNLPAFIIVVLVTYLAFVGIRESKRSANFMVGLKILVILFVIVVGAFFVNTDNWTPFMPNGFSGVLKGVSAVFFAYIGFDAISTTAEECANPQRDLPKGMIYSLVICTVLYILIAFVLTGMVSYSQLKVDDPLAFVFNAVNLPKVSFLISVSAVIATTSVLLVFQIGQPRIWMSMSRDGLLPKRFSIIHPKFKTPSFATIVTGFLVGVPALFLNLTVVTDLTSIGTLFAFILVCGGVLLLPKQEKDPHSKRFSLPYINGQFIVPAIIIIFAYIFRNELPQRFSFAGGWDVWKHNIPFFFFAVAALVFTFLSFRHKLSLIPVLGLLSCFYLMTEIGFRNWVVFSIWLLIGLVIYFGYSYSRSKLAQA; from the coding sequence ATGTCCAAATCGCTTTTTCGTAAGAAATCTATTATCAGTATACTCAAAGATGCTCAAGATGGTTTAACGGATGCGCATGGAGGGGGAGAACTCAACAAGGTATTAAAGGTAAAGGACCTGACTGCACTGGGCATTGCCGCTGTTATCGGTGCAGGTATCTTCTCTACGATCGGTGAGGCGTCTTTTCATGGTGGTCCTGGTGTTTCCTTATTATTTATTATTACAGCCGTTACCTGCGGATTTTCGGCGCTCTGCTATGCAGAATTTGCATCCCGTGTACCGGTATCGGGCAGTGCATATACTTATTCTTATGTCACATTCGGAGAGATAGCCGCCTGGATCATAGGTTGGGCATTGATCCTTGAATATGCCATCGGGAATATTGCTGTGGCGATTTCCTGGAGTGGTTACTTTAACAATCTGCTGGCTGGGATTGGAAAAGGATTAGGTATAAATCTGTCGTTTCCGGAATGGCTGACCAGCAATTACGATAGTGCGTCGCCTGAACTGTATGCTGCTGCGCCGCATATATTTGGGTTGCCGGTGATCCTGAACCTGCCTGCATTTATTATTGTGGTGCTGGTGACTTACCTGGCTTTTGTAGGTATCAGGGAGAGCAAGCGCAGCGCCAATTTTATGGTGGGATTGAAGATACTGGTGATACTCTTTGTGATTGTTGTAGGTGCTTTCTTTGTAAATACAGACAACTGGACACCGTTTATGCCGAATGGCTTTTCGGGGGTACTGAAGGGCGTATCTGCGGTGTTCTTTGCTTACATTGGTTTTGATGCGATCAGTACGACTGCCGAGGAATGTGCGAATCCGCAACGCGATCTGCCGAAAGGGATGATCTACTCGCTGGTAATCTGTACCGTGTTGTATATTCTGATTGCCTTTGTACTGACGGGTATGGTGTCTTACTCACAGCTGAAAGTGGATGATCCGCTGGCATTTGTGTTTAACGCGGTAAACCTGCCTAAGGTGAGTTTCCTGATTTCCGTGAGTGCTGTAATTGCGACGACCAGCGTATTGCTGGTATTCCAGATCGGGCAGCCACGTATCTGGATGAGTATGAGTCGTGATGGTCTGTTACCAAAGCGTTTCAGTATTATTCATCCTAAGTTCAAAACGCCTTCCTTTGCAACGATTGTGACGGGTTTCCTGGTGGGGGTTCCTGCATTGTTTCTGAATCTGACGGTGGTGACTGACCTGACCAGTATCGGTACATTATTCGCCTTTATCCTTGTATGTGGTGGCGTGCTGTTGTTACCTAAACAGGAGAAGGATCCGCATTCAAAACGTTTCAGTCTGCCATATATCAATGGTCAGTTTATCGTACCGGCGATCATTATCATTTTTGCCTACATCTTCCGCAACGAACTGCCGCAGCGTTTCTCTTTTGCCGGTGGCTGGGATGTATGGAAACATAATATTCCTTTCTTCTTTTTTGCGGTGGCCGCGTTAGTATTTACGTTTCTTTCTTTCCGCCACAAATTGTCACTGATTCCTGTTTTAGGACTGCTGAGCTGTTTTTATCTGATGACTGAGATTGGTTTCAGGAACTGGGTAGTGTTTTCCATCTGGCTGCTGATCGGTCTGGTGATCTATTTTGGCTACAGCTACAGCAGGAGTAAGCTGGCACAAGCATAA
- a CDS encoding aldehyde dehydrogenase family protein — protein sequence MIQDILQQLHIGNVNRGVSTGINWLDAKGAVIDASSPVDGQHIATVKTASREDYDTVIATAQAAFREWRLWPAPRRGEVVRQIGEALRQNKEALGKLVSYEMGKSLQEGYGEVQEMIDICDFAVGLSRQLHGLTMHSERPGHRMYEQWHPLGITGIISAFNFPVAVWSWNAMLAWICGDVCVWKPSEKTPLSAIACQHIVQDVLKANKVPEGVCCLVTGGRDTGEWIAADTRVPLVSATGSTRMGKAVGSVVGARLGRSLLELGGNNAIIITADADLNMSLIGCVFGAVGTAGQRCTSTRRLIIHESVYETFTKKLAKAYQQLRIGNPLDEHNHVGPLIDKDAVNLYLDSIEKVKAQGGSFLVEGGVLSGDAYSSGCYVKPCIAAVENAYPIVQHETFAPILYVMKYSRIEEAIAMQNNVPQGLSSAIMTLNLREAELFLSQAGSDCGIANVNIGTSGAEIGGAFGGEKETGGGRESGSDAWRAYMRRQTNTINYSTHLPLAQGIKFDL from the coding sequence ATGATCCAGGATATTCTGCAACAGTTACATATCGGGAATGTAAATAGAGGCGTCAGCACAGGTATCAACTGGCTGGATGCGAAAGGCGCCGTGATTGACGCATCTTCTCCTGTCGACGGACAACACATTGCTACCGTAAAAACGGCCAGCCGGGAAGATTACGATACAGTCATCGCTACCGCACAGGCAGCTTTCAGAGAATGGCGTTTATGGCCGGCTCCCCGCAGAGGCGAAGTAGTACGCCAGATCGGCGAAGCGCTACGTCAAAACAAAGAAGCACTTGGCAAACTGGTCTCCTATGAAATGGGTAAAAGCCTGCAGGAAGGATATGGTGAAGTACAGGAAATGATCGACATCTGTGACTTCGCGGTGGGTCTCTCCCGTCAGTTACACGGTCTGACGATGCATTCCGAACGTCCTGGTCACAGGATGTATGAGCAATGGCATCCATTGGGCATTACAGGCATTATTTCGGCCTTTAACTTCCCGGTTGCAGTATGGAGCTGGAACGCGATGCTTGCCTGGATATGCGGCGATGTGTGCGTATGGAAGCCATCCGAGAAAACGCCTTTGTCCGCTATAGCGTGTCAGCATATTGTACAGGATGTACTCAAAGCGAATAAGGTACCGGAAGGCGTTTGCTGTCTTGTGACAGGTGGTCGTGATACCGGTGAATGGATTGCCGCGGACACCCGTGTGCCATTGGTATCTGCTACCGGATCTACCCGCATGGGTAAAGCCGTAGGAAGTGTGGTAGGCGCCCGTCTGGGTCGTTCCCTGCTGGAACTGGGTGGTAACAACGCCATCATCATCACGGCAGATGCAGACCTCAATATGTCCCTGATCGGTTGTGTATTCGGCGCGGTAGGTACGGCAGGACAACGTTGTACCAGTACCCGCAGACTCATCATCCATGAAAGTGTTTATGAGACATTTACAAAGAAACTGGCCAAAGCCTACCAGCAACTACGTATCGGTAATCCGCTGGATGAGCACAATCATGTTGGTCCGCTGATCGATAAAGACGCTGTCAATCTCTATCTCGACTCCATCGAAAAAGTAAAAGCTCAGGGCGGTAGCTTCCTGGTAGAAGGTGGCGTATTATCCGGCGATGCGTATAGCTCCGGATGTTATGTAAAACCTTGCATTGCAGCCGTTGAGAACGCCTATCCGATTGTGCAGCATGAGACCTTCGCTCCTATCCTGTATGTCATGAAATACAGCAGGATTGAAGAGGCGATTGCGATGCAAAACAATGTACCGCAGGGGCTGTCTTCTGCCATCATGACCCTCAATCTGCGTGAGGCGGAATTGTTCCTTTCCCAGGCGGGTTCTGACTGTGGTATCGCTAACGTCAACATTGGTACTTCCGGTGCGGAAATAGGCGGTGCATTCGGGGGTGAAAAAGAAACCGGCGGTGGCAGGGAAAGTGGCTCTGATGCCTGGAGAGCATATATGCGCAGACAGACGAATACGATCAATTATTCAACACATTTGCCATTGGCGCAGGGGATTAAATTTGATCTGTAA